In Haloarchaeobius litoreus, the following are encoded in one genomic region:
- a CDS encoding ATP-dependent helicase: protein MDARALLADLDGFEGDPDSVAIDDEDVFELLDPAVQEWWVEQFGEFVPENGGFFTPPQKGAIPHVHAEENALICAPTGSGKTLASFTAILNELFARERESGLENSVYCLYVSPLKSLANDIHRNLEEPLSGIRGIAEERGEPVGEVRHAIRHGDTDQSERQKMLAETPHVLNTTPETLAILLNAPKFREKLRTVEYVVVDEIHSLAESKRGTHLSVSLERLEALADSSPTRIGCSATIDPLADVAEFLVGNDVPADPEATDGAGGFTEPEPRDCEIVDTRFAREFDLQLTCPTDDLIDTRRDVVTERFYGQLHDLIQEHTNTLVFTNTRSGAERVLHRLRERFEDYDEENSGCHHGSLSREVREGVESKLKSGDLDVVTSSTSLELGIDMPHVDLVVQVGSPKSVAALLQRVGRAGHRVGQTVTGRVVALDRDELVECAVMLKKADEGFVDSVDVPERAQDVAAQQVYGMAIADIRPEREIRRILRSAWPYREYGEPEWEQLMAYLTADYDGLEEKNVYAKIWRDTNDSPSGEHHYEEYPVGEHLIGKRGRLARVIYMTNVGTIPDSFTCDVFTRADDEWVGQLDESYLDTLEPGDVFVLGGQHFEFRYRRGSKVYVDPTSAAPTVPSWYSERLPLSYDLGTELAAFQGELLDRLAEGGAPAVRHWLREFPLDDNTVRAVTRMFEEQVAYAGTESVSTGDRLAVEEVVDRQDYDRRYHVHSTYGRRFNDGLSRLLAYRCAQATNANVSVSVADNGFTLSMPLNRKVDFVGIVESLDAGEVRPDLRASLQGTELLQRYFRIDATRSLMILKRYKGYEKSAKQQQVSSEMLLGFAEDLDDFAVIEETYREILEDKLNVAGVQAVVRAIGAGQIQVSHTRVESPTPRAFGLATLSASDVVLAEDESAVLQEFHDRVVEAIGDEASRVDDLAGTIE from the coding sequence ATGGACGCGAGGGCGTTGCTCGCAGACCTGGACGGGTTCGAGGGGGACCCCGACTCGGTCGCCATCGACGACGAGGACGTGTTCGAGCTGCTGGACCCCGCCGTGCAGGAGTGGTGGGTCGAGCAGTTCGGCGAGTTCGTCCCCGAGAACGGCGGCTTCTTCACGCCGCCGCAGAAGGGGGCCATCCCGCACGTGCACGCGGAGGAGAACGCCCTCATCTGTGCGCCCACGGGCAGCGGGAAGACGCTGGCGAGCTTCACCGCCATCCTCAACGAGCTGTTCGCCAGGGAGCGCGAGTCGGGGCTGGAGAACTCGGTGTACTGCCTGTACGTCTCGCCGCTGAAGAGCCTCGCGAACGACATCCACCGGAACCTCGAGGAGCCGTTGTCTGGCATCCGCGGCATCGCAGAGGAACGCGGCGAGCCGGTGGGCGAGGTGCGCCACGCCATCCGCCACGGGGACACCGACCAGTCCGAACGGCAGAAGATGCTGGCGGAGACGCCGCACGTGCTGAACACGACGCCCGAGACGTTGGCAATACTGCTGAACGCGCCGAAGTTCCGCGAGAAGCTCCGGACCGTCGAGTACGTCGTCGTCGACGAGATACACAGCCTCGCCGAGAGCAAGCGCGGGACGCACCTCTCGGTCTCGCTGGAGCGCCTGGAGGCGCTCGCGGACAGCTCGCCGACGCGCATCGGCTGTTCGGCGACCATCGACCCGCTGGCGGACGTGGCGGAGTTCCTCGTCGGGAACGACGTGCCGGCCGATCCCGAGGCGACGGACGGCGCGGGCGGCTTCACCGAGCCCGAACCCCGGGACTGCGAGATCGTGGACACCCGGTTCGCCCGCGAGTTCGACCTCCAGCTCACCTGCCCGACGGACGACCTCATCGACACCCGTCGGGACGTGGTCACCGAGCGGTTCTACGGGCAGCTGCACGACCTGATCCAGGAGCACACGAACACCCTCGTCTTCACGAACACCCGGTCGGGGGCCGAGCGCGTCCTCCATCGCCTGCGCGAACGGTTCGAGGACTACGACGAGGAGAACTCGGGCTGTCACCACGGCAGCCTCTCGAGGGAGGTCCGTGAGGGCGTCGAGTCGAAGCTCAAATCGGGCGACCTCGACGTGGTGACCTCCTCGACGAGCCTCGAACTCGGCATCGACATGCCCCACGTCGACCTCGTGGTGCAGGTCGGCTCGCCGAAATCCGTCGCCGCGTTGCTCCAGCGCGTCGGGCGGGCGGGCCACCGCGTCGGACAGACCGTGACGGGGCGGGTCGTCGCGCTCGACCGCGACGAGCTCGTCGAGTGCGCGGTGATGCTGAAGAAGGCCGACGAGGGGTTCGTCGACAGCGTGGACGTCCCCGAGCGCGCCCAGGACGTGGCCGCCCAGCAGGTGTACGGCATGGCCATCGCCGACATCAGGCCGGAGCGCGAGATACGGCGCATCCTCCGGTCGGCGTGGCCATACCGCGAGTACGGCGAGCCCGAGTGGGAGCAGCTGATGGCCTACCTCACGGCCGACTACGACGGGCTGGAGGAGAAGAACGTCTACGCCAAGATCTGGCGGGACACGAACGATTCGCCGTCGGGCGAACACCACTACGAGGAGTACCCCGTGGGCGAGCATCTCATCGGGAAACGCGGCCGGCTGGCGCGGGTCATCTACATGACGAACGTCGGCACCATCCCGGACTCGTTCACCTGCGACGTGTTCACCCGTGCCGACGACGAGTGGGTGGGCCAGCTCGACGAGTCGTACCTCGACACGCTCGAACCCGGCGACGTGTTCGTCCTCGGCGGCCAGCACTTCGAGTTCCGCTACCGGCGGGGGTCGAAGGTGTACGTCGACCCGACGAGCGCCGCACCGACCGTGCCGTCGTGGTACTCCGAGCGCCTCCCCCTCTCCTACGACCTCGGGACGGAACTGGCCGCGTTCCAGGGCGAGCTGCTCGACCGGCTCGCGGAGGGCGGCGCACCCGCCGTGCGGCACTGGCTGCGGGAGTTCCCGCTGGACGACAACACCGTCCGCGCGGTCACCCGGATGTTCGAGGAGCAGGTGGCCTACGCCGGCACGGAGAGCGTCAGCACGGGCGACCGCCTCGCCGTCGAGGAGGTCGTGGACCGGCAGGACTACGACCGCCGCTACCACGTCCACTCGACGTACGGCCGTCGGTTCAACGATGGGCTCTCCCGGCTGCTCGCGTACCGCTGTGCGCAGGCGACGAACGCGAACGTCTCCGTCAGCGTCGCCGACAACGGCTTCACGCTCTCGATGCCGCTGAACCGGAAGGTCGATTTCGTAGGCATCGTCGAGAGCCTCGACGCCGGCGAGGTCCGCCCGGACCTGCGGGCGAGCCTGCAGGGGACGGAACTGCTCCAGCGCTACTTCCGCATCGACGCGACGCGCTCGCTGATGATCCTCAAACGGTACAAGGGCTACGAGAAGTCCGCGAAGCAACAGCAGGTGTCGAGCGAGATGCTGCTCGGCTTCGCGGAGGACCTCGACGACTTCGCCGTCATCGAGGAGACCTATCGCGAGATTCTGGAGGACAAGCTGAACGTGGCCGGCGTGCAGGCGGTCGTCCGCGCCATCGGTGCCGGCCAGATACAGGTCAGCCACACCCGCGTCGAGTCGCCCACGCCGCGGGCGTTCGGTCTGGCGACACTGTCCGCCAGCGACGTGGTGCTCGCCGAGGACGAGAGCGCCGTGCTGCAGGAGTTCCACGACCGCGTCGTCGAGGCCATCGGCGACGAGGCCAGCCGCGTGGACGACCTCGCCGGCACCATCGAGTAG
- a CDS encoding MBL fold metallo-hydrolase, with protein MRVTFLGTGSAMPTADRHQTGILLEGDEQPLLVDCGAGSLHRLARTNVGYEGVSSVLLTHHHLDHVSDLMALLKARWLAGEDHLEVVGPTGTKDLVDGLLDVHDYLDGRVDLTVREVGPHEFSVAGFDVEGFEVRHSLPCLAYRFDGAFVFSGDTEAFPGLAEFAEGAAVLAHDCSFPDGVDVDNHPTPSELGRALAGHEIGRVYLTHLYPHTNGEHEAMLSSIAEHYDGDVRFADDMLSLSIE; from the coding sequence ATGCGCGTCACGTTTCTCGGAACGGGGAGTGCGATGCCGACGGCTGACCGCCACCAGACCGGCATCCTGCTGGAGGGGGACGAGCAGCCGTTGCTGGTCGACTGCGGGGCGGGGTCGCTCCACCGGCTCGCGCGGACGAACGTCGGCTACGAGGGCGTCTCGTCGGTCCTGCTCACGCACCACCACCTCGACCACGTCTCGGACCTCATGGCGCTGCTGAAGGCGCGCTGGCTGGCCGGCGAGGACCACCTCGAAGTCGTCGGTCCCACCGGGACGAAGGACCTGGTCGACGGCCTGCTGGACGTGCACGACTACCTCGACGGGCGGGTGGATCTCACGGTACGAGAGGTGGGTCCCCACGAGTTCTCGGTCGCGGGCTTCGACGTCGAGGGGTTCGAGGTGCGGCACTCGCTGCCGTGTCTGGCGTACAGGTTCGACGGGGCGTTCGTCTTCTCCGGCGACACCGAGGCGTTCCCGGGGCTGGCCGAGTTCGCGGAGGGCGCGGCCGTGCTGGCGCACGACTGCTCGTTCCCGGACGGGGTCGACGTGGACAACCACCCGACGCCGTCGGAGCTGGGCCGGGCGCTAGCGGGCCACGAGATCGGCCGGGTGTACCTCACGCATCTCTACCCGCACACGAACGGGGAGCACGAGGCGATGCTGTCGTCCATCGCGGAGCACTACGACGGCGACGTGCGGTTCGCCGACGACATGCTCTCGCTCTCCATCGAGTGA